In the Phaseolus vulgaris cultivar G19833 chromosome 7, P. vulgaris v2.0, whole genome shotgun sequence genome, one interval contains:
- the LOC137830202 gene encoding histone-lysine N-methyltransferase EZA1-like isoform X7 gives MSTRGSSQTEGDRKTPILSRIDRPLCKFSGFSPVSVDKDHSNQDVLSATSIKIPYIERLPPYTSWIFLDRNQRMAEDQSVVGRRRIYYDQHGSEALICSDSEEESTEHEEEKHEFSEAEDRVLWMAFEEYGLNEEVLNIVSEFVGGTSSEIQERYKSIKEKNIGRLDQPSENSGDCESIIGISPEKSLNAALDSFDNLFCRRCLIFDCRLHGCSQPLVYPSEKQTLWSDPEGDKKPCSDQCYLQQLQEVKGVSEDTTSASDHNKRTTTIEEADGILAPSTIEEPGNHSTESFPTEVDCHGSLNLNVPISVEKRKVTNLSDTALCDSILPPDGSQNSNKKLKTISDDVITVNSDSSNNLLGACDDSKHTITCAILDKSLKHNSNKLIDSSSTCHTDEQDKSIGDGPKDPTNKTEFKKLSSSMEGKVDGMPGLSDWKPLEKELYLKGVEMFGRNSCLIARNLLSGLKTCVEITSYMHAGGVSMPHGSIVAPSSIMDDKGKFDAEYTDQEMPSRSRLLRKRGKTRKLKYSWKSTGHPSIWKRIADGKNQSCKQYTPCGCQSMCGKECTCVNGGTCCEKYCGCSKSCKNRFRGCHCAKSQCRSRQCPCFAAGRECDPDVCRNCWVSCGDGSLGEPPRRGEGQCGNMRLLLRQQQRILLAKSDVAGWGAFLKNPVNKNDYLGEYTGELISHREADKRGKIYDRANSSFLFDLNDQYVLDAYRKGDKLKFANHSSNPNCYAKVMLVAGDHRVGIFAKEHIDASEELFYDYRYGPDQAPPWARKPEGSKSDESTVYQGRAKKHQSH, from the exons ATGTCAACAAGGGGTTCTTCACAGACAGAGGGAGATAGGAAAACTCCAATTCTTTCTAGAATTGACCGTCCTTTATGTAAATTCAGTGGTTTCTCTCCAGTCTCAGTTGACAAAGACCACAGCAATCAAGATGTATTATCTGCTACAAGTATCAAAATACCATATATTGAAAGATTACCGCCATATACCTCTTGGATATTTCTTGACAG AAATCAGAGAATGGCTGAAGATCAGTCAGTTGTTGGAAGAAGACGAATCTACTATGATCAACATGGAAGTGAAGCACTGATATGTAGTGACAGCGAGGAAGAGTCAACAGAACATGAGGAGGAAAAACATGAATTTTCTGAGGCTGAAGATCGTGTTCTGTG GATGGCATTTGAGGAATATGGGTTAAACGAGGAGGTACTGAATATTGTTAGCGAATTTGTTGGGGGAACCAGTTCAGAAATTCAG GAGAGGTACAAAAGTATCAAGGAAAAGAACATTGGTAGGTTGGATCAGCCTTCGGAAAACTCAGGAGATTGTGAATCTATTATTGGCATCTCTCCAGAGAAAAGCCTGAATGCTGCATTAGATTCTTTTGATAATCTTTTTTGTCGCCGGTGCCTG ATTTTTGACTGTCGTCTGCATGGCTGTTCTCAACCTTTAGTATATCCT AGTGAAAAGCAGACATTATGGTCTGATCCTGAAGGTGACAAGAAACCATGCAGTGATCAGTGTTACCTTCAG CAGTTACAGGAAGTCAAAGGTGTGTCAGAAGATACAACTTCTGCGTCTGATCATAATAAGAGAACTACAACTATTGAAGAGGCAGATGGGATATTGGCACCCTCCACTATAGAGGAACCTGGTAATCATAGTACAGAATCTTTTCCAACAGAAGTTGATTGTCATGGATCTCTCAATTTAAATGTTCCTATCTCAGTGGAAAAACGGAAAGTCACAAATCTGTCAGACACAGCACTTTGTGACTCAATACTCCCTCCCGATGGTTCTCAAAATTCTAATAAAAAGCTGAAGACAATCTCAGATGATGTAATTACTGTAAATAGTGATTCTAGCAATAACCTTTTGGGTGCATGTGATGACAGTAAACATACTATTACTTGTGCAATTTTGGACAAATCtttaaaacataattcaaataaattaatagacTCTTCTAGCACTTGTCATACGGATGAGCAGGACAAAAGTATTGGGGATGGACCCAAAGATCCTACAAATAAGACAGAATTTAAGAAGTTGTCCAGTTCAATGGAAGGGAAAGTTGATGGGATGCCAGGTCTCTCAGATTGGAAACCTCTAGAGAAAGAATTATACTTGAAGGGAGTAGAGATGTTTGGAAGAAATAG CTGCCTCATAGCAAGGAACTTACTTTCTGGCTTAAAGACTTGCGTGGAAATAACTAGTTACATGCATGCCGGAGGAGTGTCAATGCCTCACGGATCTATTGTTGCACCTAGTTCAATCATGGATGACAAGGGAAAATTTGATGCAGAGTACACA GACCAGGAGATGCCATCTAGGTCACGGTTGCTGAGAAAAAGGGGCAAAACAAGGAAGTTAAAATATTCTTGGAAGTCTACTGGCCACCCGTCAATATGGAAAAGAATTGCTGATGGGAAAAACCAATCTTGCAAGCAGTATACACCATGTGGATGTCAGTCAATGTGTGGAAAGGAATGTACTTGTGTTAATGGTGGAACATGCTGTGAAAAATATTGCGG TTGTTCAAAAAGCTGCAAGAATCGGTTTAGAGGATGCCATTGTGCCAAGAGTCAGTGCAGAAGTCGACAATGCCCATGTTTTGCTGCAGGACGGGAATGTGACCCAGATGTGTGTCGGAATTGCTGGGTTAG TTGTGGTGATGGTTCATTAGGGGAGCCACCCCGGCGTGGAGAAGGTCAATGTGGAAATATGAGGCTTCTTTTAAGGCAACAACAGAGG ATTCTCTTGGCAAAGTCTGATGTTGCAGGATGGGGAGCTTTCTTGAAG AACcctgttaacaaaaatgattaCCTAGGAGAGTACACAGGAGAACTGATCTCCCACCGAGAAGCCGATAAGCGTGGGAAAATATATGACCGAGCCAACTCTTCTTTCCTTTTTGACTTGAATGATCAG TACGTTCTTGATGCTTATCGCAAAGGAGACAAGTTAAAATTTGCAAACCACTCGTCAAACCCCAACTGCTATGCAAAG GTGATGCTGGTTGCTGGAGATCACCGAGTAGGCATATTTGCCAAGGAACACATTGATGCTAGCGAGGAGCTCTTCTATGATTATCGTTATGGTCCAGATCAAGCACCGCCATGGGCACGTAAACCTGAGGGTTCCAAGAGCGACGAATCAACAGTTTATCAAGGCAGAGCAAAGAAACACCAGTCTCATTGA
- the LOC137830202 gene encoding histone-lysine N-methyltransferase EZA1-like isoform X8: MSTRGSSQTEGDRKTPILSRIDRPLCKFSGFSPVSVDKDHSNQDVLSATSIKIPYIERLPPYTSWIFLDRNQRMAEDQSVVGRRRIYYDQHGSEALICSDSEEESTEHEEEKHEFSEAEDRVLWMAFEEYGLNEEVLNIVSEFVGGTSSEIQERYKSIKEKNIGRLDQPSENSGDCESIIGISPEKSLNAALDSFDNLFCRRCLQIFDCRLHGCSQPLVYPSEKQTLWSDPEGDKKPCSDQCYLQLQEVKGVSEDTTSASDHNKRTTTIEEADGILAPSTIEEPGNHSTESFPTEVDCHGSLNLNVPISVEKRKVTNLSDTALCDSILPPDGSQNSNKKLKTISDDVITVNSDSSNNLLGACDDSKHTITCAILDKSLKHNSNKLIDSSSTCHTDEQDKSIGDGPKDPTNKTEFKKLSSSMEGKVDGMPGLSDWKPLEKELYLKGVEMFGRNSCLIARNLLSGLKTCVEITSYMHAGGVSMPHGSIVAPSSIMDDKGKFDAEYTDQEMPSRSRLLRKRGKTRKLKYSWKSTGHPSIWKRIADGKNQSCKQYTPCGCQSMCGKECTCVNGGTCCEKYCGCSKSCKNRFRGCHCAKSQCRSRQCPCFAAGRECDPDVCRNCWVSCGDGSLGEPPRRGEGQCGNMRLLLRQQQRILLAKSDVAGWGAFLKNPVNKNDYLGEYTGELISHREADKRGKIYDRANSSFLFDLNDQYVLDAYRKGDKLKFANHSSNPNCYAKVMLVAGDHRVGIFAKEHIDASEELFYDYRYGPDQAPPWARKPEGSKSDESTVYQGRAKKHQSH; the protein is encoded by the exons ATGTCAACAAGGGGTTCTTCACAGACAGAGGGAGATAGGAAAACTCCAATTCTTTCTAGAATTGACCGTCCTTTATGTAAATTCAGTGGTTTCTCTCCAGTCTCAGTTGACAAAGACCACAGCAATCAAGATGTATTATCTGCTACAAGTATCAAAATACCATATATTGAAAGATTACCGCCATATACCTCTTGGATATTTCTTGACAG AAATCAGAGAATGGCTGAAGATCAGTCAGTTGTTGGAAGAAGACGAATCTACTATGATCAACATGGAAGTGAAGCACTGATATGTAGTGACAGCGAGGAAGAGTCAACAGAACATGAGGAGGAAAAACATGAATTTTCTGAGGCTGAAGATCGTGTTCTGTG GATGGCATTTGAGGAATATGGGTTAAACGAGGAGGTACTGAATATTGTTAGCGAATTTGTTGGGGGAACCAGTTCAGAAATTCAG GAGAGGTACAAAAGTATCAAGGAAAAGAACATTGGTAGGTTGGATCAGCCTTCGGAAAACTCAGGAGATTGTGAATCTATTATTGGCATCTCTCCAGAGAAAAGCCTGAATGCTGCATTAGATTCTTTTGATAATCTTTTTTGTCGCCGGTGCCTG CAGATTTTTGACTGTCGTCTGCATGGCTGTTCTCAACCTTTAGTATATCCT AGTGAAAAGCAGACATTATGGTCTGATCCTGAAGGTGACAAGAAACCATGCAGTGATCAGTGTTACCTTCAG TTACAGGAAGTCAAAGGTGTGTCAGAAGATACAACTTCTGCGTCTGATCATAATAAGAGAACTACAACTATTGAAGAGGCAGATGGGATATTGGCACCCTCCACTATAGAGGAACCTGGTAATCATAGTACAGAATCTTTTCCAACAGAAGTTGATTGTCATGGATCTCTCAATTTAAATGTTCCTATCTCAGTGGAAAAACGGAAAGTCACAAATCTGTCAGACACAGCACTTTGTGACTCAATACTCCCTCCCGATGGTTCTCAAAATTCTAATAAAAAGCTGAAGACAATCTCAGATGATGTAATTACTGTAAATAGTGATTCTAGCAATAACCTTTTGGGTGCATGTGATGACAGTAAACATACTATTACTTGTGCAATTTTGGACAAATCtttaaaacataattcaaataaattaatagacTCTTCTAGCACTTGTCATACGGATGAGCAGGACAAAAGTATTGGGGATGGACCCAAAGATCCTACAAATAAGACAGAATTTAAGAAGTTGTCCAGTTCAATGGAAGGGAAAGTTGATGGGATGCCAGGTCTCTCAGATTGGAAACCTCTAGAGAAAGAATTATACTTGAAGGGAGTAGAGATGTTTGGAAGAAATAG CTGCCTCATAGCAAGGAACTTACTTTCTGGCTTAAAGACTTGCGTGGAAATAACTAGTTACATGCATGCCGGAGGAGTGTCAATGCCTCACGGATCTATTGTTGCACCTAGTTCAATCATGGATGACAAGGGAAAATTTGATGCAGAGTACACA GACCAGGAGATGCCATCTAGGTCACGGTTGCTGAGAAAAAGGGGCAAAACAAGGAAGTTAAAATATTCTTGGAAGTCTACTGGCCACCCGTCAATATGGAAAAGAATTGCTGATGGGAAAAACCAATCTTGCAAGCAGTATACACCATGTGGATGTCAGTCAATGTGTGGAAAGGAATGTACTTGTGTTAATGGTGGAACATGCTGTGAAAAATATTGCGG TTGTTCAAAAAGCTGCAAGAATCGGTTTAGAGGATGCCATTGTGCCAAGAGTCAGTGCAGAAGTCGACAATGCCCATGTTTTGCTGCAGGACGGGAATGTGACCCAGATGTGTGTCGGAATTGCTGGGTTAG TTGTGGTGATGGTTCATTAGGGGAGCCACCCCGGCGTGGAGAAGGTCAATGTGGAAATATGAGGCTTCTTTTAAGGCAACAACAGAGG ATTCTCTTGGCAAAGTCTGATGTTGCAGGATGGGGAGCTTTCTTGAAG AACcctgttaacaaaaatgattaCCTAGGAGAGTACACAGGAGAACTGATCTCCCACCGAGAAGCCGATAAGCGTGGGAAAATATATGACCGAGCCAACTCTTCTTTCCTTTTTGACTTGAATGATCAG TACGTTCTTGATGCTTATCGCAAAGGAGACAAGTTAAAATTTGCAAACCACTCGTCAAACCCCAACTGCTATGCAAAG GTGATGCTGGTTGCTGGAGATCACCGAGTAGGCATATTTGCCAAGGAACACATTGATGCTAGCGAGGAGCTCTTCTATGATTATCGTTATGGTCCAGATCAAGCACCGCCATGGGCACGTAAACCTGAGGGTTCCAAGAGCGACGAATCAACAGTTTATCAAGGCAGAGCAAAGAAACACCAGTCTCATTGA